A genomic region of Methanosarcina thermophila TM-1 contains the following coding sequences:
- a CDS encoding tetratricopeptide repeat protein codes for MLDRIEEKIIIPRPQPEETTHIELGKMLYNIVFSGELGEYFNKRFNEVQDENCGLRLSLQFSEDVPEIAALPWEYLHDGEDFLITRRSILLSRLPAGVKKTESKPLDSVLRMLVVISSPEDPKIPPLNTEKEQEIILEALDKLQKEQKIKVDFTEDATFENVQGYLNEQEYHIVHFTGHGVSRNGKGYLVFETEDRKARLIDNKILTDLFSDMGMRLVVLSSCESAKGSNKEAFSDLASMLSKRRIPAVVAMQYSVLDDVAIQFAYTFYRTIASGKSVDIALKEARIAMKNSEKSNGFDFATPVLYLSDCNCVQVGDIKPEPAEFVFKPTMLSDLQVMKTGFVARKKELRILEKGFRSDIRRAAIIHGFGGMGKTVLATRLALKMNEYFDGVFGMKCTSTTRPEDILTRINNFLMMKGRFELNQILNQPEPLETKTFVLINTLNQLRFLIILDNFEDCLDEDRKEIESPELKTFLQQLLNNTYTGTKFIITTRYDFDPLEGRLPESIEHISLPELHFPQTNWLMNKYTELANLDIRKKKQIYDIIGGHPWTIGKFAKLSSVQGVDSLMLDLKPLKKELMEFTLLEKSFSKLDSEAKKLLIYASIYDEAVPVEALSWIIGDEKDESPSIVEPLQKLIQWGLISKEQEYDQTVYMEHTIVRNFAQDKLKEEGLDKKKLLIRAARYYENLVSQTGSLWDILKARDYYFEAEDFESASEIVESTSNLLIRWGHIELAMNLLNESINSTSGETKTNAEYTLATIYFHLGDLNTALKIYNNIRYKCEEWGDKNGFAGILHSLGMIHQDQGNYEEAVKLYNQSLKIAEELGNKSGIAHTLHNLGTIHQDQGNYEEAVKLYNQSLKIAEELGNKSGIASTLHQLGMIHQRQGNYEEAVKLYNQSLKIKEELGDKNGFAITLHQLGRINEEEGEYSSALRNYLISFSIFEQLNSPNKEIVARSLLILRDKMGEKEFDAEFERLVGE; via the coding sequence ATGCTGGATAGGATTGAAGAAAAAATTATTATTCCCAGACCCCAGCCTGAAGAAACAACTCATATTGAATTAGGAAAAATGCTGTACAATATTGTATTTTCAGGTGAACTGGGAGAGTACTTCAACAAACGCTTTAACGAAGTTCAGGATGAAAATTGCGGGCTCAGACTTTCATTGCAGTTCAGTGAAGATGTCCCGGAAATTGCAGCTTTGCCCTGGGAATATCTGCACGATGGAGAAGATTTTTTAATCACCAGAAGGAGCATTTTGCTCTCAAGACTTCCAGCCGGGGTAAAGAAAACCGAATCTAAACCACTTGATTCCGTTCTCCGAATGCTGGTAGTAATCTCAAGTCCAGAAGATCCCAAAATTCCACCATTAAACACCGAAAAAGAGCAGGAAATTATTCTGGAAGCCCTGGATAAGCTTCAGAAAGAACAAAAAATTAAGGTCGATTTCACAGAAGACGCCACCTTTGAAAACGTTCAGGGTTACCTTAACGAGCAAGAATATCACATAGTACATTTCACTGGGCATGGAGTAAGCAGAAACGGCAAAGGATATCTCGTATTTGAAACCGAAGATCGAAAAGCCAGACTAATAGACAATAAAATTCTCACAGACCTTTTTTCAGACATGGGCATGAGGCTTGTTGTGCTCAGTTCCTGCGAGTCAGCTAAAGGCTCGAACAAAGAAGCTTTCAGCGATTTAGCCAGTATGCTCTCAAAACGGAGAATTCCGGCTGTAGTCGCCATGCAGTACTCAGTACTGGATGATGTGGCAATCCAGTTTGCATATACGTTTTATAGAACGATTGCAAGCGGGAAATCAGTTGACATTGCCCTTAAAGAAGCCAGAATTGCAATGAAAAATTCAGAAAAGAGTAATGGATTTGACTTTGCAACGCCTGTGCTGTATCTTTCAGACTGCAATTGCGTTCAGGTAGGAGATATAAAACCCGAGCCTGCCGAATTTGTATTCAAACCTACAATGCTTTCGGATTTGCAGGTCATGAAAACTGGCTTCGTTGCTAGAAAAAAAGAGCTTCGAATTCTGGAAAAAGGATTTAGATCGGATATAAGGCGTGCTGCCATCATTCACGGCTTTGGCGGCATGGGAAAAACAGTACTTGCAACCCGACTTGCACTAAAGATGAACGAGTACTTCGATGGAGTCTTCGGGATGAAGTGCACTTCAACTACCAGACCTGAAGATATCCTGACAAGGATTAACAACTTCCTTATGATGAAAGGGAGGTTTGAACTTAATCAGATTCTTAATCAGCCTGAACCACTTGAAACTAAAACTTTCGTGCTGATAAATACACTTAATCAACTGCGTTTCCTTATAATCCTTGACAACTTTGAAGATTGCCTAGACGAAGACCGAAAAGAGATCGAAAGCCCTGAACTAAAGACATTTCTCCAGCAACTTCTGAATAACACCTACACAGGTACGAAATTCATCATAACAACTCGTTACGATTTTGACCCGCTTGAGGGCAGACTGCCTGAAAGCATAGAACATATTTCCCTTCCTGAACTTCACTTCCCGCAGACTAACTGGTTGATGAACAAGTATACAGAACTTGCAAATCTTGACATTCGGAAAAAGAAGCAGATTTACGATATAATAGGCGGACATCCCTGGACAATAGGGAAGTTTGCAAAACTTTCTTCTGTGCAGGGTGTGGACAGCTTAATGCTGGACTTAAAGCCCTTAAAAAAGGAACTTATGGAGTTTACCCTGCTTGAGAAATCTTTCTCGAAACTGGATTCAGAGGCTAAAAAACTTCTTATTTATGCCTCTATTTATGACGAAGCTGTCCCTGTAGAAGCATTATCATGGATTATTGGAGACGAAAAAGACGAAAGCCCATCTATTGTAGAACCTCTTCAAAAACTCATCCAGTGGGGTTTGATCTCAAAAGAGCAAGAATATGACCAAACCGTTTACATGGAACATACAATAGTCAGAAATTTCGCACAGGATAAGCTGAAAGAAGAAGGACTGGACAAAAAGAAGCTTCTTATCAGGGCTGCCAGATACTATGAAAACCTTGTCTCTCAAACCGGAAGCCTCTGGGATATTCTGAAAGCACGGGACTATTACTTCGAAGCGGAAGATTTTGAAAGTGCAAGCGAAATTGTAGAAAGTACTTCAAACCTCCTGATCCGCTGGGGGCATATTGAACTTGCAATGAACCTTTTGAACGAATCTATCAACTCGACATCAGGCGAAACAAAAACAAATGCCGAGTACACTCTTGCAACTATTTACTTCCACCTTGGAGACTTAAACACAGCATTGAAAATATATAATAACATTAGATATAAATGTGAAGAATGGGGGGACAAAAATGGATTTGCAGGAATACTGCACTCACTTGGAATGATTCATCAGGATCAGGGCAACTACGAAGAAGCCGTAAAACTGTACAACCAGTCCCTGAAAATTGCAGAAGAGCTCGGGAACAAAAGCGGAATTGCACACACACTGCACAATCTTGGAACGATTCATCAGGATCAGGGCAACTATGAAGAAGCCGTAAAACTGTACAACCAGTCCCTGAAAATTGCAGAAGAGCTCGGGAACAAAAGCGGAATTGCATCAACACTGCACCAGCTTGGAATGATTCATCAGAGGCAGGGCAACTATGAAGAAGCCGTAAAACTGTATAATCAGTCCCTGAAAATAAAAGAGGAGCTCGGGGATAAAAATGGATTTGCAATAACACTGCACCAGCTTGGAAGAATAAATGAAGAAGAAGGAGAATATAGTAGTGCTCTCAGAAATTATCTCATTTCTTTTTCAATCTTCGAGCAGTTGAATTCGCCTAATAAAGAAATTGTCGCAAGATCCCTTTTAATATTGCGAGATAAAATGGGAGAAAAGGAATTTGATGCTGAGTTTGAGAGGCTGGTGGGAGAATGA
- a CDS encoding Holliday junction resolvase-like protein: MDYWIISTLALLLGLLAAYLLLKYIDLKGKTESRAREMFEAWQAREMDRQVSERAETLFRTWKLEEEKKIRQDAVKKSEAVTRGKVTEHLIPYFPDFEYNPKDARFLGTPVDFIVFDGLSEGEMNKVVFVEVKTGKTGALSPREKLVRDCIDRGKVSYEIIHNRDNN; encoded by the coding sequence GTGGACTACTGGATAATTTCAACTCTTGCCCTTTTACTTGGCTTGCTTGCTGCTTATCTTCTCCTGAAATATATTGACCTGAAAGGCAAGACCGAGTCCCGTGCCAGGGAGATGTTCGAAGCCTGGCAGGCGAGAGAGATGGACCGTCAGGTTTCCGAAAGAGCCGAAACTCTCTTCAGGACCTGGAAATTGGAAGAGGAGAAAAAAATCCGCCAGGACGCAGTAAAGAAAAGTGAAGCCGTCACCCGCGGCAAGGTTACGGAACACCTTATCCCCTATTTCCCGGATTTCGAGTACAACCCTAAAGATGCCCGCTTCCTCGGCACCCCTGTAGATTTCATTGTTTTTGACGGGCTCTCGGAAGGAGAAATGAATAAGGTAGTCTTTGTCGAGGTCAAAACCGGAAAAACCGGAGCTCTTTCTCCGAGAGAAAAACTTGTCAGGGACTGCATTGACAGGGGAAAGGTAAGCTATGAAATTATCCATAACAGAGACAACAATTGA